The Clarias gariepinus isolate MV-2021 ecotype Netherlands chromosome 28, CGAR_prim_01v2, whole genome shotgun sequence DNA window ACGGAACTGCTGGAAATATCACATCAGTTAagaagaataaatattaatagtgaataaaattattttaaagttttctgTAGATAAATAAGATAATACACCTGCAGGTAGGTTAGGTTATCAGTTATACCTTTATAGGGGGAGGTtggtatttatatttaaaaataatattaataataataaaaagtattttatagtAGTTTTTACGCAATTTGGTTGAAAATAGATCCTGCAATAACCACACAACCACTCTGCATAATGACACTGAGACACTACCCACGCCACGCTGTGTTTAACACATGCTCCTTTGTATAATAAACCGGAGGGAGTTATACAGATTTACAGAAGCCCCACTGTGGCGGCTCGCGCCATCTGTCAGGAGTCCTGCGCGTGCGCCTTTTGGAGTCCCTGAAGCAAGCGCGTGAGGCgctaagccccgccccctccctCCATTTCCCTTTAACCGCTTCGCGTTCGTGAAGAAGCATCAGCAGCCCCGGGCGCCATTTTGAAACACACTGTACAcgcaataaataatacaaacccTGCTGAATAAAGAAACACTGTCACGTCATTTTCATTTCACCACGACGTTCACACTAAAACTGATTAAAAGAACATGAAGAAAGCAAAAACCGAgtaaagaaagggaaaaaagaccTCGAAAGCCAAAAGCGCCACCATTTGCCGTAGGAGCTAACCCGTTTACACAAACGACAACCTGTCCGCCATTTTAACAGCCAAAACCACGACTACATTTTAGCAGCGCAGCTAAAATTCCATTCTAAGCTAACTTTGTAAGGTTTATTTTCACCCACAGCTACTACAAAAGCACAAACATTTCAGCCCCTGTATGtaatatatagataaatatatacacacacatagttaTATATACATCCAAAAGTCGTCATGGTGCAATCTTTATGGGCAGATTGCATTTGCGTGCGTTGGATGTCCCAATGAGCTCTCCTTTCAAAAACAAGTTAATTATTGCATCctgatagttttttttccaatgctGCGGCAATCTTTATGAACAGATTGCTTATGAGAAGCGATCGCTAGCTTAtattaaactttgttttaagaCATTAATTAATAGGATATGAAtccgtctcacacacacaaagagaaacaGGGCGTTGAGAGAGCCACTGCTAACTTTGCGGTGTGAGCTCATACGCTAATCTAGCTAGCTTTTACTCGCTTTATCAcagctttttatttatctaataatttatcatttttctcAAGACAGGCAATTGattaagatttaaataaatttcgAATTTCAAATTGGTTTGAAAGCAAACACTTACTATTTATAACTCTCCTCTGCGTCTCGGGTACCTATAATATTGTGTGCTTAAcagcaacaatttttttttttttttagacagatgAAACTGTCTTGACTCTACATCATTTGTACTGAAAATGACTTAATGGGCGGGAATGATGTGGCTAGAATGCTAGCTTTTCCTTCTTGAATAAATAATCTGGAGCAAAAAACCGTAGAAGTCAAATGTCCGGTTACTCgagtagaaaaaaatatttgggggGGATTTGGATCTTCATACAGTTGGAAAAATCCCTCGACGACAAACAGAAAAAGCTTCTGAGAGAGATGGTTCGTCACCTGAAAgaaagcagataaaaaaaaacgattaatGCAGCAAAAAGGGgggaaattatattaataataaaaaacaacagttcCTAAAATTAACCgtggttgttttgttttttttttctttttaaataacgACAAAATCGCAGAAAGCACCCCGACATGGACACTTACCTTAGACAAATCCAGGAATGATCTAGAAGGGTGGGGCTGGCTCTATTATACCGATGACGACTATTTCGTCACAGTGATCTTCGCGCATGCGCATTTCGAACGCACGCGCCCTCCCTCGTAACGACCTTTTGTTCGTCAAGGACAAACCGCCCCTCCCCCCATCACGTACTCTTCTCCgttatataaaagcaaaacaATAGAATAGTAGAGGCAGTCACAGAAAACATATAAAGTAAACCtctggtggttttttttttggttaatatgagatttaaattttcaaaattaaaataatacattatatttatttatacattacaATTTTCAAATTATATTTGCAATACTAGACAAGAGGCAAAACAATCATGTTGTCTTTGTTAATTTGTCTACCTTTAATTTAGTCTGCATATATGTGGCTTTGTGTGTTTGCAACCTACAGCACTCCAACTAGATGCTGAGTGGTACCGAGAGGAAGTGTGTTGGAAAGCAAAAGTGTGTTGGAAAGAAAAAGTGTTCAAGACCAAGATTAGGGTCGTTTTTTTAAAGGCCGGGAGGATGAGGgagatatattatattatatgtattatatcatattattacatcatatttagtaataataaatgCCAGGTAACAAGATAAAATGCTTAAAAGTACAATAAActaccaaaatttttttttttttttctatagatTTTTCTTAATAGAGAAGCGCCACAAATGTCAACCTCGAACTCGACAAAGTAAAAAAGTTTCAGAAAATACTTTCAAGCACCACAATATGTATTTGGTCCATCTACGTCAATTAATTTGTAAGATAAACTTGTTTTTATACACTGTGTTTGTAATGAACAAACAGCAAACATCaaagtgatgaaaaaaaaatcatggtcaAGTTGAATATGATTCTATGGCTTATAATTAAGTTATGCAAATGGGATTGCTGGTGCTTGCACAGGTTTTAAAAGGTTTACAGTTcatttaaatgaagtaaaactcatcaaaaatattgtaaatattgagAAATGATGCTGATGTTTAACGCAAATGTAGGGCAAAACATTTAGGACgaatattatatattgtttttagcAAAAGATCAATCTTTACCAGCTGGTTGTTGACATTCTTACAAGTTATATTAGATActtgtaattaataaaaaaaaataaagcatctaCATAATTTTGCACACTGACTATTGCAAAAAATCAAGTATTCTTTTTGTGACTATAATTAAAATATCCATTTTACTATCGGAGGCAAGTgtggtttaatatttttacacattagGTAGAATGTGTATTGTAAAATATTCAGTGTCATATGTATAGTATGATGCAAAAGTCTTACAGCACTGTTGATGATAATGATCCTGTTGGGCATTCTTTTGCCATTTAaggttttgcatatttttaatatttgaatatttagtTTTTCCTATTTCCTTTAATGACAACATGTACTTAAGCTTTTACAGACTGTGTAAAATCTGATCTGGTCAGGTAAAATCCATGCCTTAATAGAAGAGATTTAACATGGGGAAAATCTGACATTTTGTACAAAGGAGTTAACATAGTCAGTaccatacaattttttttcaaagtcactcaaatcctacCGCTTGctcattttttctgcttccattatatcaacttcaggaaaaaaggttccttgctgcctaatatatcccacccataTCCACCGCAATGTAatgagatattgaaaatgtatcCTGTCAGAAGGGCCAAACtgtaatggctagacaactgggtcagagcaactccaattGCAGCTCTTGTGGAATGTTTCCaagctgcagtggtcaggacatatcAAAAGTGATCCTAGGAGGCAAAATCAGTGAACTGGCGAAAGAGTCATGAGtgggggtttgattcccagttCAGGTCTGTGtccatggtgggtttcctccaggttctccagtcccactgtccaaaggcatgcaaattaggctgattggccttcccaaattccttgtagtgtgtgaacaattgtcattgttgcaaagcagctttacacaatcaaaaaaattatttaaatttgtgtgaaatgtgaatgtgtacgtatcaaaatggtcagatagtccctgatgagcaagccgagggcgacagtggctaggaaaaactccctgagatggcattaggaagaaaccttgagaggtaCCAGACTCCACAGGGAACCCACCCTCATTTGGGTggaacagaaagcaggaattgatctacattcatacattttttgtttacagtTGACATTATTATTCCCTTTCGAAGTGTGTTGTTACATATTTTTGCCTTTTGTTATTTGCTatgggcggcacagtggttagcactgtcgctttgctcctccagggtctgggttcgattcccggccaggctcgattcccgtctctgtgtgcatagagtttgcatgttctccccgtgtttggtgggtttttgctgggtactccggtttcctcccactgtccaaagatatgcaggttaggctaatatgcattcccaaactgcccgtagtgtgtaaatgggtgtgtgtatgtgtgtgtgcgccctgtgatggattggcaccctgtccagggtgtaccctgccttgtgccctaagcctcctgggataggcttcaggtacccgcgaccctgaatacaggtagaaaatgagtgagtgaatgtcaGACAgtccctggtaagcaagccgagggtgacagtggcaaggaagaTAGCAATAGAAAgtaaccttgagagaaaccggACTCCACAGGGAACTAgttgaaacagagagcaggaattgatctacattcatacattttttgtttacagtttacattttttttccctttcgaAGTGtgttgttacatttttttttcgcCCGTTGTTATTTGCTATTTACTTCTCCTTTTATCTTATGTTGTGTATTATTTTGTCTGGGGGGGGGgatcacacaaacaaacaaacaaacaaaacaaagtgttgaccttaaacaaaaataatttcactgaaaTCATGTATTTAAATCTCAGATATATATAAAGAGTAAACAGCAACctagaaaataatatataaacaattaacagtaataataaaaccGATATAGGGGCTCTCAACTTCCTACTTCCTCTGAGTTCAACTTTGACTTCCGGGTTCGTTTTTAAAGACAAAATGGCGGCGTCCCTACAGAACATCGTGAGGGCGGCTTGTCGCGTCTCTCCTGCTGTTTTACAAAGAATTCATCGAGCTCAGGTTCGTTGGGTTTGTCATATAAAATCCGTAAATGCGGAAATCAGACTTATTCATAataatgcaggttaattttttaaaagtgtgtgaGAAGTGACAGGTGggagtgataataataataataataataaagtgtttttttaaatgacagaaTGGAGTCAGGGTCGTGTTTGTGACTCCAGTCCGGCGACAGGTCTTTAATTCTGCTCGACTGGCCTGTGAAGGACTGAGTGTTCAGGCTGTAGAGACACATTCTCGTTATAAAGACACACCGTGGGAATACCTGGAGAGTGAAGGTACACAACAAGGCTTTCTTTATGTTAATATCATATGTACAGGTTGAGTTTAAACTCTTTTTGTTCCCCCCCTCAGAGTACATTGAGCGCTACGGATCCAGACCTGTTTGGACTGACTACAGAAGGAACCATAAGGGTGGTATTCCTCCTCAAAAGACCAGGAAGACCTGCATAGTAagtcatttgcaaaaaaaagaatcgtGTTGCGAAGCGGCCGTCCTTCAGGTTTTGTTCATCACCATCGTTTATTGTTTTTACGCCACAGCGAGGAGACAAGATCTGCGGGAACCCCTGTCCGATATGTCGTGATCCGAATAT harbors:
- the mrps18b gene encoding 28S ribosomal protein S18b, mitochondrial; protein product: MAASLQNIVRAACRVSPAVLQRIHRAQNGVRVVFVTPVRRQVFNSARLACEGLSVQAVETHSRYKDTPWEYLESEEYIERYGSRPVWTDYRRNHKGGIPPQKTRKTCIRGDKICGNPCPICRDPNIIIHYQNVNLLQQFISPHTGMVYDPTRTGVCMKQQKLLNKAIETARDHGLIPTHLPLVDYSGEDFSNSHGAVGRTPLPHAYTHGEPWYAWYGDIEPDERELARVKKIYKPYLK